A section of the Pedobacter sp. HDW13 genome encodes:
- a CDS encoding Dps family protein has protein sequence MDAKEISLNEKEVKPVVDLLNDYLANYHIHYQKLRGCHWNIKGQNFFTLHIKFEELYTNAQLTIDEIAERVLTLGKPPHSRFADYIKESQIKEVNTIGMKDLDMVEAILADMATLIEIEREVMEASDKAGDDGTNDMVNKFMQFKEKNTWMLRSFAGKK, from the coding sequence ATGGACGCAAAAGAAATAAGCTTAAATGAAAAAGAAGTAAAGCCTGTAGTAGATCTTTTGAACGATTACCTGGCCAATTACCATATTCACTATCAAAAATTAAGGGGCTGCCACTGGAACATTAAGGGGCAAAACTTTTTTACCCTTCACATTAAGTTTGAAGAATTATATACCAATGCGCAGCTTACTATCGATGAAATAGCCGAGCGGGTACTAACCTTGGGAAAACCGCCGCATAGCCGTTTTGCCGATTATATTAAAGAATCTCAGATAAAAGAAGTTAATACTATTGGCATGAAAGATTTAGACATGGTAGAGGCTATTTTAGCCGATATGGCTACACTGATTGAAATTGAGCGCGAAGTAATGGAAGCTTCTGATAAGGCTGGTGATGATGGAACCAATGATATGGTGAACAAATTTATGCAGTTTAAAGAGAAAAATACCTGGATGCTAAGGTCTTTCGCTGGGAAAAAATAA
- a CDS encoding UbiD family decarboxylase, producing MAYKSLAACVSDLEKHGHLIRIKEEVDPYLEMAAIHLRVYENQGPAILFEKVKGSPFPAVSNLFGTLERSKFIFRDTLPKVQQLVSLRNDPIKALKNPFKYAGSAMSALSALPLKTPSAKSKFLKTSISKLPQIVNWPMDGGPFVTMPQVYTEDIDKPGVLNANLGMYRIQLAGNDYIQDKEIGLHYQIHRGIGVHQSKANALGQPLKVSIFVGGPPSHPLAAVMPLPEGLSEMTFAGALGDRRFRYFYDDEGFCISADADFVITGKVYPNENKPEGPFGDHLGYYSLTHPFPLMKVHNVYHKKDAIWSFTVVGRPPQEDTSFGALIHEITGSAIPQEIHGLKEVHALDAAGVHPLLFAIGSERYTPYLKERRPQEILTIANHILGKNQLSLAKYVFIAAREDDEQLSTHHIDGFLSHILARIDFTRDIHFYTNTTIDTLDYSGDGLNSGSKVVIAAAGNVKRELWDSIPDGLQLADGFLKPQIAMPGVVVMQANAYLNAAKTAAEIALLNMALIDQDLAGLPLIVLADDAAFTAANIDNLVWVAFTRSNPAADIYGINDFTENKHWGCKGSLIIDARKKPHHAPELIKDAAVEAKIDEMAKVGGALYGAVSQ from the coding sequence ATGGCATATAAAAGTTTAGCAGCGTGTGTATCCGATCTTGAAAAGCATGGTCATTTAATCAGAATTAAAGAAGAAGTAGATCCTTATTTAGAAATGGCAGCCATCCATTTACGGGTTTATGAAAATCAGGGACCGGCTATTCTTTTCGAAAAAGTAAAAGGAAGTCCTTTCCCGGCAGTTTCTAATTTATTCGGGACACTCGAAAGGTCTAAATTTATTTTCAGGGATACTTTACCTAAAGTACAGCAATTGGTTTCGTTACGTAACGACCCAATCAAAGCTTTAAAAAATCCTTTTAAGTATGCAGGTTCTGCCATGTCGGCATTATCGGCACTACCACTTAAAACACCATCTGCTAAAAGTAAATTCTTAAAAACGAGTATCAGCAAGTTACCACAAATTGTAAACTGGCCAATGGATGGTGGTCCTTTTGTTACCATGCCACAGGTGTATACAGAAGATATAGATAAGCCCGGAGTACTAAATGCCAATTTGGGTATGTACCGGATTCAGCTGGCTGGTAATGATTACATACAGGATAAGGAAATTGGTTTGCATTACCAGATCCACAGAGGGATTGGTGTACACCAATCAAAAGCCAATGCTTTAGGACAGCCCTTAAAAGTAAGCATTTTTGTAGGCGGTCCACCATCGCACCCGCTTGCTGCTGTTATGCCATTGCCTGAGGGTTTATCAGAAATGACTTTTGCAGGTGCACTGGGCGACAGGCGCTTCCGTTACTTTTATGATGATGAAGGTTTCTGTATCTCTGCCGACGCTGATTTTGTGATTACCGGCAAAGTTTATCCGAATGAAAATAAGCCGGAAGGACCTTTTGGCGATCATTTGGGCTACTACAGCTTAACGCATCCATTTCCCTTAATGAAAGTACATAACGTGTACCATAAAAAAGATGCCATCTGGTCGTTTACGGTTGTTGGTCGGCCGCCACAGGAAGATACCAGTTTTGGTGCGCTGATACACGAGATAACAGGTTCGGCTATACCTCAGGAAATACATGGTTTAAAAGAAGTACATGCTTTAGATGCTGCAGGTGTGCACCCGCTATTGTTTGCCATTGGCAGCGAGCGTTATACCCCTTATTTAAAAGAACGTCGTCCACAGGAAATTTTAACCATTGCCAACCATATTCTGGGTAAAAACCAGCTGAGTTTGGCTAAATACGTATTTATTGCAGCAAGAGAAGACGATGAACAATTAAGTACACACCATATCGACGGTTTTTTAAGCCATATTTTAGCACGCATAGATTTTACCCGTGATATTCATTTTTATACCAATACCACCATCGATACACTCGATTACAGCGGCGATGGTTTAAACAGTGGTTCGAAAGTGGTGATTGCTGCTGCAGGAAACGTAAAACGCGAACTTTGGGATAGCATTCCGGATGGATTGCAACTAGCCGATGGCTTTTTGAAGCCTCAAATTGCTATGCCTGGAGTAGTTGTAATGCAAGCCAATGCCTATTTAAATGCCGCAAAAACAGCAGCTGAAATTGCACTGCTAAATATGGCTTTAATTGACCAGGATTTAGCAGGTTTGCCCTTAATTGTATTGGCAGATGATGCAGCATTTACGGCGGCAAACATCGATAACCTGGTTTGGGTGGCCTTTACAAGGAGTAACCCTGCTGCTGATATTTATGGCATTAACGATTTTACCGAAAATAAACACTGGGGCTGTAAAGGCTCGCTTATTATCGATGCACGGAAAAAGCCTCACCACGCACCCGAGTTAATTAAGGATGCAGCGGTAGAGGCTAAGATTGATGAAATGGCGAAAGTGGGTGGCGCGCTTTATGGGGCGGTCAGCCAATAA
- a CDS encoding response regulator transcription factor translates to MDAETAIIKMITNGARGYVLKDAEPEELKRAFDEVISKGYFYNDLVTRKVMQSLNSLSANSDISSFVKLTEREMEFLKYTCTEKTYNEIAAEMFVSPRTIDGYRNALCEKLQLKSRTGLALYAIKNGIVKI, encoded by the coding sequence ATGGATGCAGAAACAGCTATCATCAAAATGATTACCAATGGGGCACGGGGTTATGTGTTAAAAGATGCTGAGCCCGAAGAGTTGAAACGTGCTTTTGATGAGGTGATTAGTAAAGGGTATTTTTATAATGATCTGGTTACACGAAAAGTAATGCAGTCGTTAAATTCGTTATCGGCTAATTCCGATATTTCAAGCTTTGTGAAACTCACCGAACGGGAAATGGAATTTCTTAAATATACCTGCACCGAAAAAACATACAATGAAATTGCCGCCGAAATGTTTGTAAGTCCACGTACTATTGATGGTTACAGGAACGCTTTGTGTGAGAAATTACAATTAAAGAGCCGAACGGGTTTGGCCCTTTATGCCATAAAGAATGGAATTGTTAAAATTTAA
- a CDS encoding TonB-dependent receptor plug domain-containing protein, with protein sequence MTKLKITLFTLTMLCFMQIYGQTSLISGKITDALGQPIPGISVKIKGTTIGASSDAKGIFSIKSANPATLVFSGIGYATKEFAYSGQSNITIMLSEDQQNLNEIVVTALGVKRDKRNLTYSSQEVKGDQITQTKEPNLVNALAGKVSGVQITSSSGTPGSSSRIVIRGANSLYGNNEALMVIDGIPVNNDETGNLNTGPGTNRIADLDPNIIESINVLKGGAATALYGSDGAKGVIIITTKAGSLNKKPSISFSSSFSMEKPLLPEIQNKYSLGSNGVYFDGVNQKTSTSWGQEWIP encoded by the coding sequence ATGACCAAATTAAAGATTACCTTGTTCACTTTGACCATGCTCTGTTTCATGCAGATTTATGGTCAAACGTCGCTCATTAGCGGCAAAATTACCGACGCTTTGGGGCAACCAATCCCAGGTATTTCGGTAAAAATTAAAGGAACCACAATTGGAGCCTCTTCCGATGCGAAGGGGATATTTTCTATTAAAAGTGCAAACCCTGCCACATTGGTTTTTAGTGGAATTGGCTACGCAACAAAAGAATTTGCCTATAGCGGGCAAAGCAACATAACCATTATGTTAAGCGAAGATCAGCAAAACCTGAACGAAATTGTGGTGACTGCATTGGGTGTGAAACGCGATAAGCGAAATTTAACCTACAGCTCGCAAGAGGTAAAAGGCGATCAGATTACCCAGACGAAAGAGCCTAACCTCGTAAATGCATTGGCAGGTAAAGTTTCAGGCGTTCAGATTACCAGTTCATCGGGTACTCCCGGAAGTTCATCGCGTATCGTAATCAGGGGGGCCAACTCTCTTTATGGTAACAACGAGGCTTTGATGGTAATTGATGGTATTCCGGTTAACAACGATGAAACTGGTAACCTCAACACGGGGCCAGGCACCAATCGTATTGCCGATCTTGACCCTAATATTATCGAAAGCATTAACGTGTTAAAAGGTGGTGCAGCAACAGCTTTATATGGATCAGATGGTGCGAAAGGCGTGATTATTATCACCACTAAAGCCGGCAGTTTGAATAAAAAGCCTTCAATTAGTTTTTCTTCTTCTTTTTCAATGGAGAAACCATTGTTGCCGGAGATCCAGAATAAATATTCACTTGGTTCTAATGGGGTGTATTTTGATGGCGTAAATCAAAAAACAAGTACTTCGTGGGGGCAAGAATGGATACCTTAA
- a CDS encoding TonB-dependent receptor domain-containing protein → MGARMDTLKINGQPAQVYDQSDLFFKTGKTYTNTVAINGGGAYNSYFLSYTNFAQDGTVPTSSFDRNTVFGKFTTQIVKDLNVTFSLNYANTKNRRLPEGYALESPVWTIFSAPVSYNLQPSVNPDGSQRLYRFSRNNPYWVLDNISNTSVVNRFLPTFTADYKPLSWLTITERFGADVYVEQGKYTESLLSVSNPNGRIVNNNTNFRQYNNDLILNANKSFGDFNVEALLGNNLISTYSQNGYANGLGITIPGFNNIGSASTVKFTETSYLTRKMGFYLQSNIDYKKFIILSLTGRYDGTSVLAKDNRFYPYGSAATSFIFSNFFSKGLSEVMNFGKLRLSYSTVGNASIGPYSLLTPYESQTIRNTTFPYQGQSGFLISQVLSDPNLKNERINEFEVGLETGFFKNRLGIELTYFDKRTKNGIIPSVALAPSTGFNATSVNSAAMRNRGIEVLLNAKPISTQDFSWDLTINYSRIRNKVLSIYKDLKQVGNGFTFIFVNQPYGVIYGTRYARNAAGQLLTDNGGLPFAADEQGIIGDINPDWMGGIVNNFRYKQFTLSFSFDMKKGGDIQNNVDGYGYFYGTPKVTEDRGPRVVEGVNATTGLPNTVSVLGQAYYQRANSVLESVIQDGTYVKLRNVSLGYNVKPTWLQKTPFKTIGFQVTGRNLWIYAPHFTGGDPEVSSFGSSNGSQGIYSFSTPTSRSLDFSLKLTL, encoded by the coding sequence GTGGGGGCAAGAATGGATACCTTAAAAATTAACGGCCAGCCTGCGCAGGTATATGATCAGTCTGATTTATTCTTTAAAACCGGAAAAACATATACCAACACAGTAGCCATAAATGGGGGCGGGGCTTACAACTCTTATTTTCTATCTTATACCAATTTTGCACAGGACGGAACAGTACCAACTTCTTCTTTCGACAGGAACACTGTTTTCGGGAAATTTACTACACAAATTGTAAAAGACCTGAATGTTACTTTCTCCTTAAATTATGCCAATACCAAAAACCGCAGACTGCCTGAAGGTTATGCTTTGGAAAGTCCGGTGTGGACCATTTTTTCTGCCCCGGTTTCTTACAATCTGCAACCTTCGGTAAACCCAGATGGGAGCCAGCGTTTATACCGTTTTTCGCGTAATAATCCTTATTGGGTGCTAGATAATATCAGTAATACATCAGTTGTTAACCGTTTCCTGCCCACGTTTACAGCCGATTATAAACCCTTAAGCTGGTTAACGATTACCGAACGTTTTGGTGCCGATGTTTATGTAGAACAAGGCAAATACACCGAGTCTTTACTGTCAGTTTCTAATCCTAACGGAAGAATTGTAAATAACAATACCAATTTCAGGCAGTATAATAATGATTTGATATTGAATGCCAATAAAAGTTTTGGCGATTTTAATGTCGAAGCCTTATTGGGTAACAACCTCATTTCTACTTATTCGCAAAACGGCTATGCCAATGGTTTGGGGATTACGATTCCGGGCTTTAATAATATCGGCTCGGCTTCGACGGTTAAGTTTACAGAAACCAGTTACCTTACCCGGAAAATGGGCTTTTATCTGCAATCAAATATCGATTATAAAAAATTCATTATCCTGTCTTTAACCGGCAGATACGATGGTACTTCGGTATTGGCTAAAGATAATAGGTTTTATCCTTATGGCTCGGCGGCAACAAGTTTTATTTTCTCTAATTTCTTCTCAAAAGGCCTTTCTGAGGTGATGAATTTTGGAAAGTTAAGGCTTTCTTACAGTACTGTGGGTAATGCAAGTATTGGTCCATATAGCTTACTTACGCCCTACGAATCGCAAACAATTAGAAATACTACCTTTCCTTATCAGGGGCAATCAGGTTTCTTAATCAGCCAAGTACTTAGCGATCCGAACCTGAAAAATGAGCGTATTAACGAGTTTGAAGTTGGATTAGAAACTGGGTTTTTTAAAAACCGTTTAGGCATTGAGCTTACCTATTTCGATAAGCGGACAAAAAATGGCATCATCCCATCGGTGGCTTTGGCACCATCTACAGGTTTTAACGCAACAAGTGTAAATTCTGCAGCCATGCGCAACCGGGGTATTGAGGTGTTGTTAAATGCTAAACCAATTTCGACCCAGGATTTTAGCTGGGATTTAACAATTAACTATAGCAGAATCAGAAACAAAGTACTTTCTATATATAAAGACCTGAAACAGGTTGGTAATGGTTTCACTTTTATTTTTGTTAACCAGCCTTACGGCGTAATTTATGGTACACGATATGCCAGAAATGCAGCAGGTCAATTGCTTACTGATAACGGAGGCCTTCCTTTTGCAGCCGACGAGCAAGGCATTATCGGGGATATTAATCCAGATTGGATGGGCGGTATTGTTAATAATTTCAGGTATAAACAGTTTACGCTTAGTTTCTCTTTTGATATGAAAAAGGGCGGCGATATTCAGAATAACGTAGATGGTTATGGTTATTTCTATGGTACACCTAAAGTTACCGAAGATCGTGGACCACGTGTAGTTGAGGGCGTTAATGCAACGACTGGCTTGCCCAATACAGTTTCAGTTTTAGGACAAGCTTATTATCAGCGTGCCAACAGCGTTCTTGAATCGGTAATCCAGGATGGAACCTATGTGAAATTGCGAAATGTAAGTCTCGGTTATAATGTTAAACCAACTTGGTTGCAAAAAACACCTTTCAAAACTATCGGATTTCAGGTAACCGGCCGGAACCTTTGGATTTATGCACCACACTTTACCGGTGGCGATCCGGAAGTAAGTTCGTTTGGCTCATCAAATGGTTCGCAAGGGATTTATTCGTTCTCAACGCCTACATCAAGATCTCTTGATTTTAGTTTGAAACTTACCTTATAG
- a CDS encoding SusD/RagB family nutrient-binding outer membrane lipoprotein: MKKIYFILGFALMVALAGCKKYLEVNEDPNRPIDVKESLMLPPIQMLISQNINASGDGNLSVVLQQYLQVMALNQVAPNFGTYLMYNIDMDGDWNNVYVRTLNNLNLLKIKAAANGNSNYGAIAKILTAYTLGYATDAWGDLPYSQAFLGVGQPTPAYDSQQQIYVQIQALLDDGIADIAKNAGLKPGNDDYVYAGDMARWRKLAYTLKARYYLHLSKAPGNTASAQAQLALTALTNGMQSNDDDAKIAFSGAAGSENPWQQNFLPGTTFVLANTFVDAFTTRNDPRLSKMVKPAKQTGLFMGRQIGLDEIGSLEAYSIPADFYAGANANNYLVNYTEALFIKAEATLVLSGFAGAQPFYQDGIRQHMIKVGVNTADMNSYIASRGTLSSTNALRLIIEEKSVANFLNAENYTDWRRTGFPALTKVKNALSEIPRRVLYPNTEITANPQPQQKAKITDRLWWDMN, translated from the coding sequence ATGAAAAAGATATATTTTATTTTAGGCTTTGCACTGATGGTAGCATTAGCCGGATGCAAAAAATACCTGGAGGTAAATGAAGATCCAAACAGACCGATTGATGTTAAAGAATCGCTGATGTTACCGCCTATACAAATGCTGATTTCGCAAAATATCAATGCATCGGGCGATGGAAATTTAAGTGTGGTGCTGCAGCAATATTTGCAGGTAATGGCACTTAACCAGGTGGCACCAAATTTTGGTACTTACCTGATGTATAACATCGATATGGATGGCGACTGGAATAATGTGTATGTAAGAACATTGAACAACCTTAATTTATTAAAAATTAAAGCTGCTGCCAATGGCAATTCTAATTATGGGGCTATTGCTAAAATTCTTACAGCCTATACCTTGGGTTACGCAACAGATGCCTGGGGTGATCTTCCTTACAGTCAGGCTTTTTTAGGTGTAGGGCAGCCAACCCCGGCATACGATAGTCAGCAGCAGATTTATGTTCAGATTCAAGCTTTACTGGATGACGGAATAGCCGATATTGCGAAAAATGCCGGCCTTAAGCCCGGAAACGACGATTATGTTTACGCAGGGGATATGGCAAGATGGAGAAAACTAGCTTATACTTTAAAAGCACGTTATTACCTGCACCTGAGTAAAGCGCCCGGAAATACAGCTTCTGCGCAGGCACAGCTGGCTTTAACTGCACTAACTAATGGTATGCAAAGCAATGATGATGATGCCAAAATTGCTTTCAGCGGTGCAGCGGGGTCAGAAAATCCATGGCAGCAGAATTTTTTACCGGGCACTACATTTGTGCTTGCTAATACTTTTGTTGATGCTTTTACAACACGGAACGATCCAAGATTAAGCAAAATGGTTAAACCCGCCAAGCAAACCGGTTTATTTATGGGCCGGCAGATTGGATTAGATGAGATTGGAAGTTTAGAGGCTTACTCAATTCCTGCTGATTTTTATGCAGGTGCCAATGCCAATAACTACCTGGTAAATTATACAGAGGCATTATTCATAAAGGCTGAAGCTACACTTGTATTGTCGGGTTTTGCAGGTGCACAACCTTTTTATCAGGATGGTATCAGGCAGCACATGATTAAAGTAGGCGTGAACACAGCTGATATGAATAGCTACATTGCTTCGCGGGGGACACTTAGCAGTACAAATGCACTCCGTTTAATTATTGAAGAAAAGTCGGTTGCGAATTTTCTTAATGCCGAAAATTATACAGACTGGCGCCGTACCGGATTTCCGGCTTTAACCAAAGTGAAGAATGCACTTTCCGAAATACCAAGAAGGGTACTTTACCCAAATACCGAAATTACAGCAAACCCACAGCCACAACAAAAGGCTAAAATTACCGACAGGTTGTGGTGGGATATGAATTAA
- a CDS encoding OmpP1/FadL family transporter: protein MKKYILASLVATVATMGTAYAQSYAPDAYRFSQTNYGSSARFKGMGGAQIGVGGDIGSINANPAGLGLFTKSEFSITPEFNSVSNQSAFLGNNIKANKNQINLNNLGVVFYSPAARMKGSDVSKGLVSSVFGLSYTRNNDFLNNISYNGTNTNSSIRDAYVDQANSSGINNTVAGDAYSSYLINKNTPTFPNQYSAEPYNNANFKQNWDEARLGSTSEFNVAGALNFGNKVYIGATASFVNVKYTSDATFTESGIVNTFDDSLTPPQYTGNENYSLTHFRNQETKGGGFNLKLGMIFRPVNELRIGLNFQTPTWMNLEDNTSETLQAKLAGNATNSPSNSNNPSRYYTFSYNLRTPLKASAGLSYVIAGTALLSADVDYVDYSSMRFSADNNSDISTINSSNDFIKNSYKETVNYRFGAEVKVTNEISLRGGYGVNGSGIKGGDNKFYQGQYYTGGIGYRVDNYYFDLAYQNYKNNFSSSPYELNDYSEPVADVKSNRNNVFLTFGVRF, encoded by the coding sequence ATGAAAAAATATATTTTAGCTTCACTAGTAGCTACAGTAGCTACTATGGGAACGGCTTACGCCCAAAGTTATGCGCCAGATGCTTATCGGTTCTCTCAAACCAATTACGGTTCTTCTGCCAGGTTTAAAGGTATGGGAGGTGCACAAATTGGTGTAGGTGGAGATATTGGTTCTATCAATGCCAACCCTGCGGGCTTAGGCTTGTTTACCAAATCAGAATTTAGCATTACACCAGAATTTAATAGCGTTTCCAATCAAAGTGCTTTCTTAGGCAATAACATCAAAGCAAATAAAAACCAGATTAACCTGAATAATCTGGGAGTAGTTTTTTACAGCCCTGCTGCCAGAATGAAAGGTAGCGATGTAAGCAAAGGCTTAGTTAGCAGTGTTTTTGGTTTAAGTTACACCAGAAATAATGATTTCTTAAATAACATCAGTTATAACGGAACCAATACAAACAGCTCAATAAGAGATGCATATGTTGACCAGGCTAACAGTTCAGGGATAAATAATACTGTTGCAGGTGATGCATACAGTAGCTATTTAATCAATAAAAATACACCAACTTTTCCAAATCAATACTCTGCAGAGCCTTATAACAATGCTAATTTTAAGCAAAACTGGGATGAGGCACGTTTAGGGTCTACCTCAGAATTTAATGTTGCAGGAGCACTTAATTTTGGCAACAAGGTTTACATTGGAGCCACGGCTAGTTTCGTGAATGTAAAGTACACCAGCGATGCTACCTTTACTGAATCAGGTATCGTTAATACATTTGATGATAGCTTGACGCCACCTCAATATACTGGTAATGAAAATTATTCACTTACCCATTTCAGAAATCAAGAAACAAAAGGTGGGGGTTTTAACCTAAAACTGGGAATGATTTTCAGACCGGTTAATGAACTGAGGATCGGATTAAATTTCCAAACACCAACATGGATGAACCTGGAAGATAATACTTCTGAAACTTTACAAGCGAAACTGGCTGGAAACGCAACAAATTCACCTTCAAACTCAAACAACCCAAGTAGATATTACACCTTCAGTTACAATTTACGCACTCCACTTAAGGCATCTGCTGGTTTAAGTTATGTTATAGCTGGTACTGCATTACTATCTGCTGATGTTGATTATGTTGATTATTCATCGATGCGTTTTTCTGCTGATAATAATTCAGATATCTCAACCATTAACAGCTCGAACGATTTTATCAAAAATTCTTACAAGGAAACTGTTAACTATCGTTTTGGCGCTGAAGTGAAAGTAACCAATGAAATTAGTTTAAGAGGTGGTTACGGTGTAAATGGAAGCGGTATTAAAGGCGGAGACAACAAATTCTATCAAGGTCAGTATTATACAGGGGGAATTGGCTATAGAGTAGACAATTACTATTTTGATTTAGCTTATCAGAATTATAAAAACAATTTCAGCTCAAGTCCTTACGAATTGAATGATTACTCAGAACCAGTAGCGGATGTTAAAAGTAACAGAAACAATGTATTCTTAACATTTGGCGTAAGATTTTAA
- the proS gene encoding proline--tRNA ligase, giving the protein MSKEITSREADYSQWYNDIVLKADLAEHSAVRGCMVIKPNGYAIWEKMQAILDKMFKDTGHQNAYFPLFIPKSFFSKEASHVEGFATECAVVTHYRLKNDGNGNIVVDETAKLEEELIVRPTSETIIWNTYKGWIQSYRDLPILINQWANVVRWEMRTRLFLRTAEFLWQEGHTAHATAEEAIEETERMLHVYADFAENWLAVPVIRGRKSPNERFAGALDTYCIEALMQDGKALQAGTSHFLGQNFAKAFDVKFTGKDGKLDHVWATSWGVSTRLMGALIMAHSDDSGLIIPPKLAPIQVVIVPIYKSDEDLAKISAYVNELSMRLKGMGISVKYDDRDTQRPGFKFADYELKGVPVRIAIGGRDLENKTVEIARRDTKVKQTVPQEGLDIYIAKLLEDIQQSMFNKALAYRDEHITEANSYEEFQQLLDTKAGFISAHWDGTPETEQKIKEETKATIRCIPLDNKLEDGVCIYSGKPSIQRVLFARAY; this is encoded by the coding sequence ATGAGCAAAGAAATTACAAGCCGGGAAGCCGATTATTCTCAATGGTATAATGATATTGTATTGAAAGCAGACCTTGCCGAGCACTCAGCTGTGCGCGGATGCATGGTTATTAAGCCCAATGGCTATGCCATATGGGAAAAAATGCAGGCAATACTGGATAAAATGTTTAAGGATACTGGTCACCAGAATGCTTATTTTCCATTATTCATTCCAAAGTCATTTTTCTCGAAGGAAGCTTCTCATGTTGAAGGATTTGCGACAGAATGTGCGGTTGTAACGCACTACCGTTTAAAAAATGACGGAAATGGAAACATCGTAGTGGATGAAACGGCTAAACTGGAAGAAGAGCTGATTGTACGCCCAACTTCAGAAACCATTATCTGGAATACCTACAAAGGCTGGATCCAGTCGTACCGCGATTTGCCTATTTTAATTAACCAATGGGCTAATGTGGTAAGATGGGAAATGCGTACGCGTTTGTTTTTACGTACTGCAGAGTTTTTATGGCAGGAAGGTCACACGGCACACGCTACAGCTGAAGAAGCGATTGAAGAAACGGAACGTATGTTACACGTTTATGCCGATTTTGCCGAAAACTGGCTGGCTGTTCCGGTAATCAGAGGACGTAAATCGCCAAATGAGCGTTTTGCAGGAGCTTTGGATACTTATTGCATTGAAGCATTAATGCAGGATGGTAAGGCACTTCAGGCAGGTACATCGCACTTTTTAGGACAGAACTTTGCAAAAGCCTTTGATGTTAAATTTACAGGTAAAGATGGTAAATTAGATCACGTATGGGCAACTTCATGGGGTGTATCTACCCGTTTAATGGGCGCTTTAATTATGGCGCATAGTGACGATTCAGGTTTAATTATCCCACCAAAACTTGCACCAATCCAGGTAGTAATTGTTCCGATTTATAAAAGTGATGAAGACCTTGCTAAAATCTCGGCATACGTAAATGAGTTAAGCATGCGTTTAAAAGGTATGGGCATTTCAGTAAAATATGATGATAGGGATACGCAACGTCCGGGCTTTAAATTTGCCGATTACGAATTAAAAGGTGTACCTGTTCGTATTGCTATTGGTGGTCGCGATTTAGAGAATAAAACGGTAGAAATTGCCCGCAGAGATACTAAAGTAAAACAAACCGTACCTCAGGAAGGCCTTGATATTTACATTGCTAAATTATTGGAAGACATACAGCAAAGTATGTTTAACAAAGCTTTGGCTTACCGCGATGAGCACATTACAGAAGCCAATTCTTACGAAGAGTTTCAGCAGTTGTTAGATACCAAAGCAGGTTTTATTTCGGCGCACTGGGATGGAACACCAGAAACGGAGCAAAAAATTAAAGAAGAAACAAAAGCAACTATCCGTTGTATTCCTTTAGATAATAAACTGGAAGATGGTGTTTGTATTTATTCGGGCAAACCATCCATACAAAGAGTGTTGTTTGCAAGAGCATATTAG